From a region of the Odontesthes bonariensis isolate fOdoBon6 chromosome 4, fOdoBon6.hap1, whole genome shotgun sequence genome:
- the polr3f gene encoding DNA-directed RNA polymerase III subunit RPC6, translating to MSEVKVKKEKNVAEPAEVENRIKELCQQFPQGITDQVIQNDLPHLEPQQRAMAINKLLSLGQLDLLRNSSGLLYRLKDSQGASKMKGSDNQEKLVYQIIEDAGNKGIWSRDIRFKSNLPLTEINKILKNLESKKLIKAVKSVAASKKKVYMLYNLQPDRSVTGGAWYSDQDFESEFVEVLNQQCFKFLQSKAEAARDSKQSPMVQRNSSFATSHEVWKYISELGISKVDLSMDDIETILNTLIYDGKVEMTVIAAKEGTVGSVDGQVKLYRGVNAILQPTGLVKTPCGLCPVFDDCHEGGEISPSSCIYMMEWLDF from the exons ATGTCGGAGGTCAAagtgaagaaggagaagaacgTGGCGGAGCCCGCGGAGGTGGAGAACAG GATCAAAGAGCTGTGTCAGCAGTTTCCTCAGGGCATCACAGACCAGGTGATCCAGAATGACCTGCCCCACCTGGAGCCTCAGCAGAGGGCCATGGCCATCAACAAGCTGCTGTCATTG GGTCAGCTGGACCTGCTGAGGAACAGCTCGGGCCTCCTGTACAGACTGAAGGACTCCCAGGGCGCCAG TAAGATGAAAGGCTCAGACAACCAGGAGAAGCTGGTCTACCAGATCATTGAAGACGCGGGAAACAAAG GAATCTGGAGCAGAGACATTCGCTTCAAGAGCAACCTCCCTCTGACCGAGATCAACAAGATCCTGAAGAACCTCGAGAGCAAGAAGCTCATCAAAGCCGTCAAGTCCGTGGCC GCCTCTAAGAAGAAGGTGTACATGCTGTACAACCTGCAGCCGGACCGCTCGGTGACGGGCGGCGCCTGGTACAGCGACCAGGACTTCGAGTCAGAGTTTGTGGAAGTTCTGAACCAGCAGTGTTTCAAGTTCCTACAGAGCaag GCTGAGGCGGCCCGGGACAGCAAACAGAGTCCGATGGTGCAGAGGAACAGCTCCTTCGCCACCTCACACGAAGTCTGGAAGTACATCTCTGAGCTGGGAATCAGCAAG gtggaCCTGTCCATGGACGACATAGAGACCATCCTGAACACGCTGATCTACGACGGAAAGGTGGAGATGACCGTCATCGCCGCCAAGGAGGGGACGGTGGGCAGCGTGGACGGGCAGGTGAAGCTGTACCGGGGGGTGAACGCCATCCTGCAGCCCACCGGCCTCGTCAAGACGCCCTGCGGACTGTGTCCG GTGTTTGACGACTGTCACGAAGGAGGAGAGATCTCGCCATCCAGCTGCATCTACATGATGGAGTGGTTGGACTTCTGA